The genomic segment GGGCAACGAGGACATTACAGGCCAGTAAATCTAATGTCAAGGTGCCCCATGGcgtagagtgttaagctgcagtactgcagtccaagctctgctcacaacctgagttcgatcccgacggaagttggtttcaggttgccgactcaaggttgactcagccttccatccttccgaggtcggtaaaatgagtaaagggaagatgggggtaaagggaagatgactggggaggcactggcaaaccaccccataaacaaagttggcctaggcagaggcggatctactgtgaaactaatgaagcttaagcttcagggcccccaatcctggaggggccccgaagcaacttttttttaatgagtgaatttctctacaaaattgatggagttttttagtgatagaatcataagccaatgggttgaagtacttaatattgactttagaatatggtctaatacccatttcgcatggcctcaaaatgtccctgtaattggtcaaattccaaaattttcttgggggcttgcagtgctcgaaccccccagctgtaaggactcactgagctcatcagaatctattcatagcatacattttggcagctggatcctcaaatccttcgttggtgcacggcttaatatttctatagctcagcccttatgctagagccaatcagaaccataaaaagacatctgaattcttaattcaggctgcattcatctcgcgtgtgcattttaacaccaaaagatcagattttcacctctttatcctaatgtgcCCCCTCTggtgaccccctccctattattattatttattagttaaatttgtagcccaccctgattcccggtcaaagccgggctcagggtgggtgtcatgattcTAGGCCTcaagttaccaggcctacatctcccaggtaccctctgggccttgtgattggtggaagaggatttggagggaaggctagagccaatcaggggtaagggagtggttcctggggagaaggaataaaatgccttgcctgaaaagggagctTGTTcgctcctagggagcagggctggggagaagtGCTGTAgacggccaagcagccaaatcctcatatcagaagccccgagggagaggtgaggaaggccagtaacgatgacaacctgtggtcgcCCTTGTTGTGGTAAACGGGGGtccgtggggggagagagagacctgagatcgttatttcaagaaaacagtttatttgcagctgctgactcagaggccctaatgggcagaaatctctgagtcccgattgtactgagggagagatatttatccaacttcaagatatgacaacccatcaacattcagggtaaagctgataagcacgacagacatagaggcggcagtaaagaaacagtttcacccagttcttgttatggtttactgtaaccctccgtgactcttgccccaattactacagacatagacacacagagatatcctgcccagcaacaagcttgctgtcctaatacatttcaatacatttacagaaaggaaaagagattattaccaactgctaaatcagtggatcttccatagtcaggggaagtctaccttgctgtctcattccccccttatgatacaagacatacatataaggcttgtcaatcattcctgtattccgtttcatcatactttctatcacaaaatacacattcCAGAACCCTCATCTCAGTGAACCACTCACTCCACCACTCAATCGACTTCCCAATACTCATTCTGACCAACTTTCTAATTCCCATCCTGGACACAATTAATTCAGGTCATTTTATACAGCCTTAACAATTGATCTCAATAaaatacatcccatctcaaaatacgtcatttcttgctactgaaatccaacaaacaatttaaCAACATTAAGAAACCAACTAGGCCTGGCAACATTACAACTTAAAGAATGTCAGTGTGTGGATGCTTATGCAGACACTGTCAGTTGAAGACAAgaggaaagacagagaaaaaaaacagaggaaggggacaGATTATCACGGCTAAAGGTGAGAttcctgcacctgcttatgtacacaggcagttgatagggccacaggtgaaataccTTTTTCTTTGGgtaataattccaggagattcctggaggtccctaaagcagctttattgaaaaatccaaaactcaggaaggacagttggaagaagcaggaacacatttgaacaagatacattaatggaaGAACACATAGACTTCTAAGACATCGCATAATGCATGATACATAGCAGCAACATCAATCCCGCATCggtacattttataaaacaacaccaacatccctttatcctttcttcaaacaaagcatcccaaaaatcaaaagtcctttgtcaactttgaatggaaacatacacaacctttcacaatagtcatacagttgagatcattacaaagagaaacaccagagaactcaggcagtctagaataggcatgactgccacagaaccagaactaaaaatcaccagtctttccacaggagctgtaaaacaaatgagtctgagacACAAACAGACACATACTGAAGCTGGCCCCCCTTTGCTAATGCAGGGCGGGGAGACAaatccatggtctcaggcaggaggcccctctcgaatgactcccagtctaagccacaggaacaatgttaacatatagatacagtcatttgctgaaaaaaacttcatctggtatcaggaaaaatagggtatgttgaaatatctggaaccagactataaaagacaaaaatatcaagagcCTACACAGAGTTCTAAAGGCCTGTAAGGCTATAGTGGCCTGGGAAAAGGCAGGAGTGGCTGGAAGTAAAACCTGAAAAACTCAAAAGACAATTAATTCAGTTATTGCATGGAAAAACTGTTGAcatagagggacttcatagaggactttcctccccccccttcacttgtttcctgacacacaggaaacagtgacGCTGTTATGCTCAAGACAGCTGTTGACAGACTAAGTAAATATCTCAGAACCTAATAAGCAACCATTGTCACTTTTCCCAAACactcaaaaatcttctttgcttgcttcTGGCCATCAGGAGAACAGACCAAAAACCCAAAAGATGTTCCTCGTTacttgtggggtggcaatttctgcaaagttcttgccaaacctcattaactttccaagcctcaagcctcaaaagggtgttttcctcctttttcaagcacatcccaggtgctgcacagaccagaacaaactgcaagcaaagttctGACCCAAAAAATAGTAGTAACCAAAGGTCATCTAGATGATCCACAAGCAGAGGTTTCATTTTCCCAAACCTCCAATCAAAGTCACGAAAACCAGGTTCACACCAGGGGCAAGGAAGGCATAGATTATGACAGACCCCATCCCCAAAACTGGCAGGCTGTAGCGAAAAAAAGGGGAAGCCCGCTTccaagcaggggtgtgtgtgtgtctgcaatcTTTGTGCATCCTGAAACAGCTCAACTAGATGAAAGGTTGCCCGGACTGCATACCCGGTAAGGCTAGGATCATCTGTATTGCACATTTCAGAATCGGTGGATGGAAGGCAGCTGTCAAGACCCCTTTGTCTGGCTGGACCTTCCAAGAACTGGCTTTGATGATGATGTCTTCAGCCCTCTTGTCCCTTGTTCCTGGCACTGATTTTCCTGGCTGGCCCCCCTTTTTCACTTTCTTCACTCCAGTGCCTGTCACTCACCTCTGGATAGCTGCGGCAGTCTTTCtcccttcattttgtttttcttcctccgTCTGCATCAGGAAGATGCCAAACGTCTGGGCCCTGGGGTTTGTGACATAACAGGAGAATTCCCAAAGGGAGAGCCAAGCTGATTAATTTCCTTTAGAAGCCGTTGAAGCGGGGCTGAATGACGGAGGGGGGCTCAGGCTTAAATCCCCCCCCTTTTGGCCCTGGGTAACGGGGgtggccagacatatatcagttcagagagacagaccccaatggaagggagcaaaagagggccagtgatGTGATGTAGACAGATCTGGAACTAAAGTCTGGATCCATTCCAGCAGTATTTTTGAcagatttttttcatttcagtacaaGTTGCATTTTGTAAAGAAGCCGGCAGCCGCTGCTTTTCTTGTGACCTAGGCATCTTATCGAAGTCAATCCCTACACAGCAGCTTTCCTGTGCCGATATGGCTGGAGACAGAGCCTTTACCTAGCAGGGTGGCTGGCTTAAAACTTCGcagatctcgggggggggggaggagcagattTTCCACATAACAGTCATTTCAATAATTGTCAAAGTCCATAACTTCTTTTTAACATCCATCAGGGCAGTAGGACATGTGAAAACATGGTGCTTCAACTGTCCATTCAATGCTAAGAATTCCCCTGTGGGTTGTGGGGCTGCATTACTATTTCCCCTGACCGGATCCtgaccatttccccccccccctcagacaaGTTAACGCAGCTTCTAGAATGCCAGGGGCGGTGCCAGTCTATTTCATGCCCCAGACAAAGCTGACTTCTTGTGGTGGGTTGCTCAGGGTATCCCATCCCAGGAGAGCCACAGGGAAAAGGTACATAACTTCATGTGAATCCAAGTAACAGACTGTCTGGATTCCTTTGTGCTTTGGTTACTGGGGAGGCCACCGGGCAGGTAATTACAGAAGCTGGAAGCCAGGCAAGTGGTTAGTGCCTGTCAGCTGCAGAAGGCATGGATGCACTGAGCTGAGAAATACTGGGCTGTGGAACTTTAGCCCAGAAGCAGCAGGGGCTGTTGGAGCTGGGGTACGCACAGCTGGGGAATAATGCAGATCTTCAGTGGGAAGTTTATTTCCCTTAGGGTCAGCTTCAATCTTAAGACAGAGGGATCAGTTTATCTGGGCTGCCCCATTCCTTTTTTCAGCTCCTGACTTGAGGGGGCCAGCTGGTTGACAGGCATTCTTCCTTGTAGTAAGCGCACTATCCCAAACCGTGACTCTGCCAGCTAATTACGGAGAGGCAGTCAGTGTccagattttgaagtgtaaggatgtgactctggccaccaagactagattaattcatgccatcatattccctattactatgtatgggtgtgaaagctggacaatgaagaaagctgataggaagaaaatagattcctttgaaatgtggtgttggaggagagtgttacagattccatggactgccaaaaaaaccaaatcagtgggttatagatcaaatcaagcctgaactgaccctagaagctaaaatgactaaacaggggctgtcgtattttggtcacgtcataagatgacaagagtcaatggaaaagaccgtcatgataggaaaagttgagggcagcaggaaaagaggaagacccaacaagagatggattgactcaataaaggaagccacagccttcaatttgcaagatctgagcaaggctgtcaaagatgggacattttggaggactttcattcatagggtcgccatgagttggaagcgacttgacggcacttaacacacacacacagtcagtgTCCACAggaagccccccttccccccgggtgctcctgcctttcttcttctggCTTTCCGGTCATGGATCCTATCTGGGAACATCGGGTCTGCCCATTGCCCGGCATTTGCCTGTACGTTTTGGGGCTTGTCCCTCTAGATAGGGGAGGGCTGCTCAAACCCTTTTCTTTCTGCACTGGAATACCTGGGGCTCCCATTCAGACAGCGGCAGGGGGAACAAAGCTCCAACCTGggcttcagctgcagggaaaagagcGGCTTCTTGCGGCTCACCCCCCTGGACTGGAGACGCTGCTATCATGGGAAGAGTCTGTGGAGAGCTTGGGCCGGTGAGACTTATCCTGCTTTCACACGGAGGCTCGGAGGGGGGTCTGAGGAGGCCGCTTGGGAGGACTGAAGGGAAGTCTGCTTTTCCAGAAAAGTCTGGTCGGCTAGGCTGCTCCTGGTACATGTGGGAGCCAGAGGAGTAATGTCTCTCAGGAAGTTTTTTCTCAAGTTCCTACGTTTCACTTTCCCAGATGCCTGGGATCGTATACTGAGTATGTCCAGGAAACGTTACTCACAGGCCGTGGGACTACAGTATGcattttggctgctgctttggGGAAGCAGAGATTTGCCGCTTTCCGGATGCTTGTGTACAAAGACAATCGTctatgttgtggggtggggaggtgaacaTCCCCTTTTCTGCCTCGGAAAACCCTTGATGTCTCGAGACTTGGCattttctacttctctctctctctgtctcttcctccagcctcccccctccccattctctggtATGCAAACACGGTGCTGGCTTCTTGGACTGGCGGAGAAGTGGGGGAGGTTTTTCAGCTACCATTCTGaggctttctttcttcccttgagTGGAAGAATCTGCTTCTTCTTGCTGGGGCTTTTgggaattgactttttaaaaccaaagagTCGGAGCAGCCTTCTTGGGCACGGTtgatctaacaaaattcctgactgACGTGCTGGCTGGGTACAGGCTTAATAGACATTCTTCCTCTCCCGTATGTTAAACGGTTAGGAGAGGGCTGTTTATTCTGGAGGCACAGACAGCATTGGCACAGCGTGGGGAGCAGGGACTAACTGCACGGACAGTGCTGATGCGGCGTTGGGGAGGCATACGGATGCCGCCCGGATATAAGGGCAGCAGGGGCCGCACAGCATGGGACTTGCTTTTCCTCCGGCTGGCTTTGGAGGAGTGGGTCATAAAACCATGACATGGCACTAATTCTCATGAGCCTgaaaagcagattttggcaactttcttgtaacagagtcactccacccatcaatatacgggacctgattcaaacggagaaacccttccccagtaaataccAAGCTCAACGCTTCTGACATTTACCAATTGCTTTACACCACTATTGTACAATGCAAACCACACAAGACAGTTATTGCTATGCCCTCAGTCTGTGACTGAGAACCATCAGTTGAAATAACTTTAACCCACTACCTTCGGACCGGCCGACCCTATATGCAACACagtccagttcacaaaatatacGAAGGGCCACATTATGATAGACTTTTGGAAAGTTGCATGGCGCCCACGGAGGTGTcactacagagctttctttccacccattcctcccaaaatgtgtacaaatgtatgcaaaagtgttccacaacagtctctcacacaatcaatccaccccttcaatcaaacacaatcaaacacaaaatcactcacactctcacacgccacccaccatttccaaaccttttcctgACAGAGGTCTCTACGGTTTCCagccaaacctgatggctgtaaTAGGGCAGGACCGTAAAAGTTGATCAGACTTTTcttcctctgattgcagaggGTTCCGAAACTGACCTGAATTGAACTGAGTCCCCTTTTGATTCTTACCCGACTTCTGTGATTTCCTCCGGAGGTGCTGGGCTGGTTCTTGCGATCCTGTTGGGTTCCAACGACACCCTACCAGGGTGAGTGAGGCCAGGGTGTCCATGCGTAACTCTTTTGACCAAAAAGGTCGTGCCAgcagaaaggactcaaaggcacTATGGCCCAGCACCCTGAGCCGGGTGGGTAAGTGGggggcaacaccccatctctcccccttCACGAGTCacggcaccagaaatgatgtggtaaacgggggttcgtggggggagagacctgagatcgatgtttcaagaaaacagtttatttgcagctgctgactcagaggccctaatgggcagattgtactgagggagagatatttatccaacttcaagatatgacaacccatcaacattcagggtaaagctgataagcacgacagacatagaggcggcagtaaagaaacagtttcacccagttcttgttatggtttactgtaaccctccgtgactcttgccccaattactacagacatagacacacagagatatcctgcccagcaacgagctattcccttgctgacctaatacatttcaataaatatacagaaaggaaaagagattattaccaattgctaaataagtggatcttccatagtcaggggaagtctaccttgctgtctcagccctttccacactgcaagcatttataaggtttctccccagtgtggatacgctgatggagagTAAGGTTTGAACTCAGAGTAAAGCCCTttgcacactgcaagcatttataaggtttctccccagagtggataCGCTAATGGACAGTAAAACTTGAACTCAAAGCAAAGCCCTttgcacactgcaagcatttataaggttactccccagtgtggatacgctgatggatagtaagttttgaacgctcagcaaagccctttccacactgcaagcatttataaggtttctctccagaGTGGATACGCTCATGGACAGTAAGAtgtgaactcgaagcaaagccctttgaacactgcaagcatttataaggtttctccacagtgtggatacgctgatggagagTAAGGTTTGAACTCTGAGTAAAGCCCTttgcacactgcaagcatttataaggtttttccccagtgtggaaacGCTGATGGACAATAAGCTCTGAACTCTGAGAAAAGCTCTTTTCATACTGCAagcataaggtttctccccagtgtggataagcTGATGGATGGTAAGTTTTGAACACTGAGCAgggctctttccacactgcaagcatttgtaaggtttctccccagagtggatacgctgatgAAGAGTAAGgtttgaactcgaagcaaagccctttccacactgcaagcatttataaggtttcgcCCCAGTGTAGATACCCTGGTGGATAGTGAGCTGTGAATTTtgagcaaagttctttccacactgcaagcatttataaggtttctccccagtgtggatacgctgatggacagtaaggtctgAACActaagcaaagctctttccacactgcaagcatttataaggtttctccccagtgtggatacgctgatggacagtaaggtttgaactcgaagcaaagccctttccacactgcaagcatttatacggtttctccccagagtggatacggtgatggacagtaaggtctgaactcgaagcaaagccctttccacactgcaagcatttataaggtttctccccagtgtggatacgctgatggagagTAAGGTGTGAACTTCGAataaagccctttccacactgcaagcatttataaggtttctccccagtgtggatacggtgATGGGCAATAAGACATGAagtctgagcaaagctctttccacactgcaagcatttataaggtttctccccagtgtggatacggtaATGAATAGTAAGCTCTGaattcgaagcaaagccctttccacactgcaagcatttataagttttctccccagtgtggatacgttgatggacaataagctctgaactcgaagcaaagctctttccacactgcaaaaaTTTATAAGTTTTCTCCCCAGTGTtgatacgctgatggacaataAGGTTTGAACTCAAAGCAAAGCCCTttgcacactgcaagcatttataaggtttctccccagagtggatacgctgatggacaataagatcagaactctgagcaaagccctttccacactgcaagcatttataaggtttttccccagtgtggaaacGCTGATGGACAATACTGTGATCTctaagcaaagctctttccacactgcaagcatttataaggtttctccccagtgtggataagcTGATGGATAGTATGTTTTGAacgctgagcaaagctctttccacactgcaagcatttataaggtttctccccagtgtggataacCTGGTGTAATGTGAGCTGTGAATTTtgagcaaagttctttccacactgcaagcatttataagttttctccccagtgtggatacggtgATGGACAGTAACCTTTGAACActaagcaaagctctttccacactgcaagcttttctaaggtttctccccagtgtggatacggtgatggacagtaaggtctgaactcgaagcaaagccctttccacactgcaagcatttataaggcttctccccagagtggatacgctgatggacagtaaggtctgaactcgaagcaaagccctttccacactgcaagcatttataaggtttctccccagtgtggatacgctgatggatagtaagttttgaacgctcagcaaagccctttccacactgcaagcatttataaggtttctccccagtgtggatacgctgatggacagtaaggtttgaactcgaagcaaagccctttccacactgcaagcatttatacggtttctccccagagtggatacggtgatggacagtaaggtctgaactcgaagcaaagccctttccacactgcaagcatttataaggtttctccccagtgtggatacgctgatggagagTAAGGTGTGAACTTCGAataaagccctttccacactgcaagcatttataaggtttctccccagtgtggatacggtgATGGGCAATAAGACATGAagtctgagcaaagctctttccacactgcaagcatttataaggtttctccccagtgtggatacggtaATGAATAGTAAGCTCTGaattcgaagcaaagccctttccacactgcaagcatttataagttttctccccagtgtggatacgttgatggacaataagctctgaactcgaagcaaagctctttccacactgcaaaaaTTTATaagttttctccccagtgtggatacgctgatggacaataaggtttgaactcgaagcaaagccctttccacactgcaagcatttataaggtttctccccagagtggatacgctgatggatagtaagttttgaactcgaagcaaagccctttgcacactgcaagcatttataaggtttctccccagtgtggatacgctgatggacaataagatcagaactctgagcaaagccctttccacactgcaagcatttataaggtttttccccagtgtggaaacGCTGATGGACAATAAGCTGTGATCTCTGagcaaagctttttccacactgcaagcatttataaggtttctccccagtgtggataagcTGATGGATAGTATGTTTTGAACGctgagcaaagttctttccacactgcaagcttttataaggtttctccccaatgtggatatgctgatggacagtaaaacttgaactcgaagcaaagccctttccacacagtaaacatttataaggtttctccccagtgtggatacattgatggacaataagctctgaacttgaagcacagccctttccacactgcaagcatttataaggtttctccccagtgtggatacgctgatggacaggaAGATATGAActttgagcaaagctctttccacactgcaagcatttataaggtttctccccagagtggatacgctgatggattgTAAATATGGAATTAtaagcaaaactctttccacactgcaagcatttataaggtttctccccagtgtggataacCTGGTGGAATGTGAGCTGTGAATTTTGAGCAAaggtctttccacactgcaagcatttataaggtttctccccagtgtggatacgctgatggatagtaagctttgaacgccgagcaaagctctttccacactgcaagcatttatatgtttCCTCTCCATTGTGGAtacgctggtggccagggaggtctctcttccaaacaAAGCTGCTTCCACCCTTCAAGCACTTatcaggcttctcccctgtgtggattctccacTGTGGATTAAACACCTGGGATTCAGCAGTCTGAGAAGCAGTACATTCCTTCCCCTTCTTCCGTTTTGTTCCAGCgtttcttttctgctgcttttcagCAAATATTAGGTGTTGTGGTTCACCCTTGGGCTTTTTCGGGGGAACATCAGCAGCTGCAATAAAGAGAAACGCCTGGTAAAACCTTCAAGCAAAAGCGGAATCAAGTAAAGAAGGCCATTAACTGCTCTCCATAACGACAGAACCGGGATCACTTAAAGGAAagtcaaatcctgccctctgtgAATcagacctatggacttcctccatcgaccaagagatgtaaaacccttggcagcctaattcttgcgtgGATTAGGGAAACTGATC from the Euleptes europaea isolate rEulEur1 chromosome 1, rEulEur1.hap1, whole genome shotgun sequence genome contains:
- the LOC130473600 gene encoding zinc finger protein ZFP2-like, whose amino-acid sequence is MQKSLGDNDVLPPDVQRQQFRQFQYQEAEGPREVQERMAQERYHGAIFPGDAIKPMMENHDGGKAASVQPDRGLVTFQEVSIHFSEEEWGLLDPDQKRLHKEVMAENYQNVASLAADVPPKKPKGEPQHLIFAEKQQKRNAGTKRKKGKECTASQTAESQVFNPQWRIHTGEKPDKCLKGGSSFVWKRDLPGHQRIHNGEETYKCLQCGKSFARRSKLTIHQRIHTGEKPYKCLQCGKTFAQNSQLTFHQRFHTGEKPYKCLQCGKGFAQSSDLIVHQRIHTGEKPYKCLQCAKGFASSSKLTIHQRIHSGEKPYKCLQCGKGFASSSNLIVHQRIHTGEKTYKFLQCGKSFASSSELIVHQRIHTGEKTYKCLQCGKGFASNSELTIHYRIHTGEKPYKCLQCGKSFAQTSCLIAHHRIHTGEKPYKCLQCGKGFIRSSHLTLHQRIHTGEKPYKCLQCGKGFASSSDLTVHHRIHSGEKPYKCLQCGKGFASSSNLTVHQRIHTGEKPYKCLQCGKGFAERSKLTIHQRIHTGEKPYKCLQCGKGFASSSDLTVHQRIHSGEKPYKCLQCGKGFASSSDLTVHHRIHTGEKP